A stretch of Neisseria subflava DNA encodes these proteins:
- a CDS encoding FmdE family protein, which translates to MTQERLPSFFDDAPTITVQDALADFLGAAENGILTYRYADAVRLCGHSCPTVAGAYLMVVKGLKALYGAELPQRGDIEAFMQGERDEGTTGVTASVVQLLTGAAPETGFGGVGPAGRFARRHLLSFGAGEIDGTLALRRRDTGKAVAVNLNAALQPFAPQMRDIMPKAVSGSASADELKQFGELWQERVRAFLIDQADNPEFVTVSEI; encoded by the coding sequence ATGACACAAGAACGCCTCCCTTCATTCTTCGATGATGCCCCGACCATTACCGTCCAAGACGCATTGGCCGACTTCCTCGGCGCAGCCGAAAACGGCATCCTCACTTACCGCTACGCCGATGCCGTGCGCCTGTGCGGCCACTCCTGCCCGACCGTCGCCGGTGCCTACCTGATGGTGGTCAAAGGCCTGAAAGCCCTTTACGGCGCAGAGCTGCCGCAACGCGGCGACATCGAAGCCTTTATGCAGGGCGAGCGTGACGAAGGCACGACCGGCGTTACCGCTTCCGTCGTCCAACTCCTTACCGGCGCGGCACCCGAAACCGGCTTTGGCGGCGTAGGCCCAGCCGGACGCTTTGCCCGCCGCCACCTCTTGTCCTTTGGTGCAGGCGAAATCGACGGCACACTCGCACTCCGCCGCCGCGATACCGGCAAAGCCGTTGCCGTCAACCTCAATGCCGCGCTCCAACCCTTTGCGCCGCAAATGCGCGACATCATGCCCAAAGCCGTCAGCGGCAGCGCAAGTGCCGACGAACTCAAACAATTCGGCGAGCTTTGGCAAGAACGCGTCCGCGCCTTCCTGATTGATCAAGCCGACAATCCCGAATTTGTCACCGTCAGCGAAATCTAA
- a CDS encoding iron ABC transporter ATP-binding protein: MITIRNVSHTIGSNPILNDVSLDIPEGGITALIGPNGAGKSTLLSFMARLQPLVHGDISYAGKDIKTTPTAELARTLSILTQENSIMSRITVRDLLMFGRYPYHQGRPSENDKTIVEEALAEFHLQDFADRYLTELSGGQRQRAMIAMVFCQRTDYVLLDEPLNNLDMYHARSLMQILRRLTDEHKRTTVVVLHDINQAAAYADYVVAMKNGQVAMQGKPNDIFTAENIKTLFDMDVNVLDYEGKKLVIHHI, from the coding sequence ATGATTACCATCCGCAACGTCAGCCACACCATCGGCAGCAACCCCATCCTCAACGACGTCAGCCTCGACATTCCCGAAGGCGGCATTACCGCACTGATCGGCCCGAACGGCGCAGGCAAATCCACCCTCCTCTCTTTTATGGCACGCCTGCAGCCCTTGGTACACGGCGACATCAGCTACGCAGGCAAAGACATCAAGACCACCCCTACCGCCGAACTTGCCCGCACGCTCTCCATCCTCACCCAAGAAAACAGCATCATGAGCCGCATTACCGTGCGCGACCTGCTCATGTTCGGCCGCTATCCCTACCATCAAGGCAGGCCGTCTGAAAACGACAAAACCATCGTCGAAGAAGCGCTTGCCGAGTTCCACCTGCAAGACTTCGCCGACCGCTACCTGACCGAGCTTTCCGGCGGCCAACGCCAACGCGCCATGATTGCCATGGTGTTCTGTCAGCGCACCGACTACGTTTTACTCGACGAACCGCTGAACAACCTCGACATGTATCATGCCCGCTCCCTCATGCAAATCCTGCGCCGGCTGACCGACGAACACAAACGCACCACCGTCGTCGTCCTGCACGATATCAACCAGGCAGCAGCCTACGCCGATTACGTCGTCGCCATGAAAAACGGCCAAGTCGCCATGCAGGGCAAGCCCAACGATATTTTCACCGCCGAAAACATCAAAACCCTATTCGATATGGACGTCAACGTCCTCGATTACGAAGGCAAAAAACTGGTTATCCACCATATCTAA
- a CDS encoding valine--pyruvate transaminase, which produces MQFSAFGEKFTQHSGILQLMDDLGDALKSDKPVNMLGGGNPARIAEVNAVFADVFSKLAAEHAVENIGNYSNPQGDAALIAALTEFLNREYGWNLKADNIALTNGSQNAFFYLFNLFGGKFNLSDGQTAEKAILLPLAPEYIGYADVHVEGQHFISVKPKIENVEHEGEAGFFKYHVDFDALESLPELKEGKIGAICCSRPTNPTGNVLTDGEMERLDALAQEHGIPLIIDNAYGMPFPNIIYSDVTLNWHENIILCFSLSKIGLPGVRTGIIVAAPEVVKAVSSLNAIVNLSPTRFGAAIAAPLLNDGRLKQLADEVIQPFYRNQAQTAVSLLKRELGAYPLKIHKPEGAIFLWLWFENLPVSSQTLYEMLKAEGTLIIPGEHFFVGIDRQDYPHASECIRMSIAQDAETLEKGIAAIGRVVRGLYDKK; this is translated from the coding sequence ATGCAGTTTTCAGCATTCGGCGAAAAATTCACACAACACAGCGGTATTTTGCAGTTGATGGACGATTTGGGCGACGCGCTCAAAAGCGACAAGCCCGTCAATATGCTTGGCGGCGGCAATCCGGCGAGGATTGCTGAAGTCAATGCGGTGTTCGCCGATGTGTTTTCCAAGCTGGCGGCGGAACACGCTGTTGAGAATATCGGCAATTATTCCAATCCGCAGGGCGATGCGGCGCTAATTGCGGCTTTGACTGAGTTTCTCAACCGTGAATACGGCTGGAATCTGAAGGCGGACAATATCGCGCTGACCAATGGTTCGCAAAACGCGTTTTTCTATTTGTTCAACCTGTTCGGCGGCAAATTCAATCTTTCAGACGGCCAAACGGCTGAAAAAGCCATTTTGTTGCCGCTTGCGCCTGAATATATCGGTTATGCCGACGTGCATGTCGAAGGGCAGCATTTTATTTCGGTAAAACCGAAAATCGAAAATGTCGAACACGAAGGCGAAGCGGGATTTTTCAAATACCACGTGGATTTTGACGCGTTGGAGAGCCTGCCTGAATTGAAAGAGGGCAAAATCGGTGCGATTTGCTGTTCGCGCCCGACCAATCCGACCGGCAATGTGCTGACTGACGGCGAGATGGAGCGTTTGGACGCTTTGGCGCAGGAACACGGGATTCCGCTGATTATCGACAACGCTTACGGAATGCCGTTCCCGAATATTATTTACAGCGATGTGACGCTCAATTGGCACGAAAACATCATCCTCTGCTTCAGCTTGTCTAAAATCGGACTGCCCGGCGTGCGTACCGGCATTATTGTCGCCGCGCCGGAAGTGGTCAAAGCCGTCAGCAGTTTGAATGCGATTGTGAACCTGTCGCCTACGCGTTTCGGCGCGGCGATTGCGGCTCCGTTGTTAAACGACGGCCGTCTGAAACAGCTGGCCGATGAAGTGATTCAGCCGTTTTACCGTAATCAGGCGCAAACCGCCGTCTCGCTGCTCAAGCGCGAATTGGGCGCGTATCCGTTGAAAATCCACAAGCCTGAAGGTGCGATTTTCTTGTGGCTTTGGTTTGAAAACCTGCCTGTTTCGTCGCAAACCTTGTACGAAATGCTCAAGGCCGAAGGCACGCTGATTATTCCGGGTGAGCATTTCTTTGTCGGTATTGATAGGCAAGACTATCCGCACGCGAGCGAGTGCATTCGCATGAGCATTGCGCAGGATGCGGAAACGCTGGAAAAAGGCATTGCCGCGATCGGTCGCGTGGTGCGCGGTTTGTACGATAAAAAATAA
- a CDS encoding lytic enzyme → MNNNELEQAHNLLLETAEVMVQFRQSAHQIVQNLEDKLDKSLYDQRKMITEMVRAEVTKEMSNSVAGYVRDMEKARNQMADQVREFNVYLNKVNEENQKISSRLVWVISLAMATLVIGGLALSFFYVMLIDQKRQDADMVGRINRANIVRCGDELCAKTGKNVENGYRVIQHR, encoded by the coding sequence ATGAATAATAACGAACTTGAACAGGCACATAATCTTTTGCTTGAAACCGCCGAGGTAATGGTACAGTTTAGGCAAAGTGCTCATCAGATTGTCCAAAATCTTGAGGATAAATTGGATAAATCACTTTACGATCAACGCAAGATGATCACAGAGATGGTACGTGCGGAAGTGACGAAAGAAATGTCAAATTCTGTGGCTGGTTATGTGCGAGATATGGAAAAGGCACGCAACCAAATGGCTGATCAAGTACGTGAATTCAATGTATACTTGAATAAGGTAAATGAAGAAAATCAGAAGATTTCTTCACGTTTGGTATGGGTTATTTCGCTTGCAATGGCAACATTGGTTATTGGAGGATTGGCATTATCTTTTTTCTATGTCATGTTGATTGATCAAAAACGACAGGATGCGGATATGGTCGGTCGCATCAATCGAGCCAATATTGTGCGATGCGGCGATGAACTTTGTGCCAAGACAGGTAAAAACGTAGAAAATGGCTATCGGGTTATTCAGCATAGATAG
- a CDS encoding XAC2610-related protein, whose amino-acid sequence MQYKKLFTIPFIALSLFSTACAVQSGNVVGKESVYPPVANFSFEIKIKPLSDMDYQAVITNKKTKKIQIIESMSHPPLTADHLIQIQDLNNDGYPDIILKGFPVAASAINGNELYMFNPETKQFEETKDITQLGEIHASGKNCIYVDYRKNSMEYSQDHYCWRNGKWHFIENR is encoded by the coding sequence ATGCAATATAAAAAACTATTCACAATTCCTTTTATTGCACTTTCTTTATTTTCTACTGCGTGCGCCGTGCAAAGTGGAAACGTAGTTGGAAAAGAAAGTGTTTATCCACCAGTAGCAAATTTTTCTTTTGAAATTAAGATAAAACCACTTTCTGATATGGATTATCAGGCTGTCATTACAAATAAAAAAACTAAAAAAATACAAATTATTGAAAGTATGTCACATCCCCCTCTAACTGCAGATCATTTGATTCAAATACAAGACTTAAATAATGATGGATACCCTGATATTATTTTAAAGGGTTTTCCTGTTGCAGCGTCAGCAATTAATGGTAATGAACTTTATATGTTCAATCCTGAAACTAAACAATTTGAAGAAACTAAAGATATTACCCAGCTTGGCGAAATTCATGCTAGCGGAAAAAACTGTATTTACGTTGATTATCGGAAAAATTCAATGGAATACTCCCAGGATCATTATTGCTGGCGTAATGGTAAATGGCATTTTATTGAAAATAGGTAA
- a CDS encoding porin: MNLKLLLTAALSTATLAAHADVQLYGSIKSGIETSQTRFGGQTYSRTAVADQGSHIGLRGSHPIGGGTNFIWEVEQDTPVGKSGSIRQDWRERRENFGR; this comes from the coding sequence ATGAACTTGAAACTTCTCCTCACTGCCGCGCTTTCCACCGCCACACTTGCCGCACATGCCGACGTACAGCTTTACGGCAGCATCAAAAGCGGCATCGAAACCTCGCAAACCCGTTTCGGCGGCCAAACATACAGCCGAACCGCCGTTGCCGACCAAGGCAGCCACATCGGCTTGCGCGGTTCGCACCCGATTGGCGGCGGAACGAATTTTATTTGGGAAGTCGAACAAGACACCCCTGTCGGCAAAAGCGGATCCATCCGCCAAGACTGGCGCGAACGTCGCGAGAATTTTGGCCGTTAA
- a CDS encoding carbon-nitrogen hydrolase family protein — MMRSLRAAAVQMVSSTEPETNIATMKRLVRDAAEQGADWVLLPEYWPLMGKNDTDKLAFAEPLDDGRVGKTCHTRFQTALSETARECGVVLFGGTVPLQSPNADKVMNTMLVYDRDGKRIGLYHKMHLFGFSGLGERYAEADTILAGSDVPKLSVDDVPLAAGVCYDLRFPEFFRAQQPFDVLLLPAAFTYITGKAHWELLLRARAVENQCYVIASAQGGLHESGRRTFGHSMIIDPWGDVLATLPEGEGVICADLDTARLQSVRTRLPALKHRLL; from the coding sequence ATGATGCGCTCTTTACGCGCCGCCGCTGTGCAAATGGTGTCGTCCACCGAACCTGAAACCAATATTGCCACCATGAAGCGCCTTGTCCGCGATGCGGCCGAACAAGGGGCGGATTGGGTGCTGCTGCCCGAGTATTGGCCGCTGATGGGCAAAAACGATACGGACAAGCTGGCATTTGCCGAACCTTTGGACGATGGACGCGTTGGCAAAACCTGCCACACCCGTTTTCAGACGGCCTTAAGCGAAACGGCAAGGGAATGCGGCGTGGTGTTGTTTGGCGGTACGGTTCCGTTGCAAAGCCCAAACGCTGACAAGGTGATGAACACGATGCTGGTGTATGACCGCGACGGCAAACGAATCGGGCTTTACCACAAAATGCACCTTTTCGGCTTTTCCGGTTTGGGCGAACGCTACGCCGAAGCCGATACGATACTGGCGGGAAGCGATGTGCCGAAGTTAAGCGTGGACGATGTTCCGCTGGCGGCCGGCGTCTGCTACGATTTGCGCTTTCCTGAGTTTTTCCGCGCCCAGCAGCCGTTTGATGTTTTGCTGTTGCCGGCCGCGTTTACCTACATTACCGGCAAGGCGCATTGGGAATTGCTGCTGCGCGCCCGCGCAGTGGAAAACCAATGCTACGTCATCGCGTCGGCACAAGGCGGACTGCATGAAAGCGGCCGCCGCACATTCGGCCACAGTATGATTATTGATCCTTGGGGCGATGTGTTGGCGACATTGCCGGAAGGCGAAGGCGTGATTTGTGCCGATTTGGATACCGCGCGCCTGCAAAGCGTGCGCACGCGACTGCCTGCCCTGAAACACCGATTACTTTAA
- the ruvC gene encoding crossover junction endodeoxyribonuclease RuvC: protein MSQFQPTRILGIDPGSRVTGFGVIDVHGREHHYVASGCIKTPTGASLSERIAVIVHHIDEIIRHYQPHQAAIEQVFVNVNPAATLMLGQARGAAIAALVMHDLPVFEYTALQVKQAVVGKGKAAKEQVQHMVVQMLALSGTPQADAADGLAVALTHALRNHGLASQLNPDGLQVKRGRFQW from the coding sequence ATGTCCCAGTTCCAACCCACACGCATTCTCGGCATCGACCCTGGCAGCCGCGTGACCGGCTTCGGCGTGATCGATGTCCACGGCCGCGAACATCATTATGTTGCTTCCGGCTGTATCAAAACGCCAACCGGCGCGTCGCTTTCCGAACGCATTGCCGTGATTGTTCACCATATCGACGAAATCATCCGCCACTATCAACCCCATCAGGCGGCCATCGAGCAAGTGTTCGTCAACGTTAATCCGGCCGCGACGTTAATGCTCGGTCAGGCGCGCGGTGCGGCGATTGCCGCTTTGGTCATGCACGACTTGCCCGTGTTTGAATACACCGCGCTTCAGGTCAAGCAGGCTGTGGTTGGCAAGGGTAAGGCCGCCAAAGAGCAGGTGCAGCATATGGTTGTCCAAATGCTCGCACTTTCAGGCACGCCGCAAGCCGATGCCGCCGACGGACTCGCCGTCGCCCTCACCCACGCCCTGCGCAATCACGGATTGGCTTCGCAACTCAACCCTGACGGCCTGCAGGTCAAGCGCGGCCGTTTCCAATGGTAA
- a CDS encoding lipid A biosynthesis lauroyl acyltransferase, which translates to MQRAFMKAAFLFLYLIRLLPFCVLHKIADAVGILAYYAVKPRRKVGEVNLKKCFPKLNDSQRTALLKRHFQHMAKLILEYGLYWYAPADKLRSLVRYQDKHHLDEALAAGEKVIILYPHFTAFEMAVYTLNQDVPLTSMYSHQKNKALDEQILKGRHRYNNVFLIGRTEGLRAIIKHLRKSDAPFLYLPDQDFGRNDSIFVNFFGIQTATITGLSRIASMTKAKIIPAIPTREADNTVTLRFYPAWDNFPTENVEADTQRMNDFIEERVREHPEQYFWLHKRFKTRPEGENSFY; encoded by the coding sequence ATACAGCGAGCCTTCATGAAAGCCGCCTTCCTTTTTCTCTACCTCATCCGCCTACTGCCTTTTTGCGTGTTGCACAAGATTGCCGACGCGGTCGGCATTCTCGCTTATTACGCAGTCAAACCGCGCCGCAAAGTCGGCGAGGTCAACCTCAAAAAATGCTTTCCCAAGCTGAACGACAGCCAGCGCACCGCCCTGCTCAAACGCCACTTCCAACACATGGCGAAACTGATACTCGAATACGGCCTCTACTGGTACGCACCTGCGGACAAGCTGCGCTCGTTGGTGCGCTATCAAGACAAACACCATCTTGACGAAGCCCTCGCCGCCGGCGAAAAAGTCATCATCCTCTATCCGCACTTTACCGCATTTGAAATGGCGGTTTACACGCTCAATCAGGATGTACCGCTGACCAGCATGTATTCGCACCAAAAAAACAAAGCCCTGGACGAGCAAATCCTGAAAGGCCGCCACCGCTACAATAATGTTTTCCTGATCGGCCGCACAGAAGGCCTGCGCGCCATCATCAAACACCTGCGCAAAAGCGATGCGCCCTTTCTTTATCTGCCCGACCAAGACTTCGGCCGCAACGATTCCATTTTCGTCAATTTCTTCGGCATTCAGACGGCCACAATTACCGGACTCAGCCGTATCGCCAGCATGACCAAAGCCAAAATCATTCCCGCCATTCCCACGCGTGAAGCCGACAATACCGTAACCCTGCGCTTCTATCCGGCTTGGGACAATTTCCCGACCGAAAATGTCGAAGCCGACACCCAGCGCATGAACGACTTCATCGAAGAGCGGGTACGCGAGCATCCCGAACAATATTTCTGGCTGCACAAACGCTTCAAAACCCGTCCCGAAGGCGAAAATAGCTTTTATTGA